A genomic stretch from Verrucomicrobiota bacterium includes:
- a CDS encoding ThuA domain-containing protein produces MTKVFYPVQRLASRFAFLMLFVGMSACAPMELDAAQKPLRGLFLTGGGYHDYEKLAPYLTTNISQLVNVSFDVSFDLNVLKDEKFADAYDVVVYDVCFDEADSALLENALKVTRAGKPTVMIHCAVHAFRRSDKVREWENCCGMRSKVHDPYQAFATEKLDKNHPLMKNFPDDWKTPGDELYQTIELIQGSHPLLKAKSPRDGREHIVCWTHDYGKGHVFATTLGHDMKTAQSPDYLRLLANGILWACDKLDKDGKPAAGFSVSK; encoded by the coding sequence ATGACAAAAGTGTTTTATCCCGTCCAGCGATTGGCTTCCCGTTTTGCTTTCCTGATGTTGTTTGTCGGAATGTCAGCGTGCGCCCCCATGGAACTCGATGCCGCACAGAAACCGTTGAGGGGGCTTTTCCTCACCGGAGGCGGTTATCATGATTACGAAAAACTTGCTCCTTACTTGACCACCAACATCAGCCAGTTGGTCAATGTGTCGTTTGACGTGAGTTTCGATCTGAATGTTTTGAAAGATGAAAAGTTCGCGGATGCCTATGATGTCGTGGTTTATGACGTTTGTTTTGACGAGGCGGATTCCGCGCTGCTGGAGAACGCGCTCAAGGTCACGCGCGCCGGCAAGCCGACGGTCATGATTCATTGCGCGGTGCACGCCTTCCGCCGTTCCGACAAAGTTCGTGAATGGGAGAATTGCTGCGGCATGAGGTCCAAGGTGCACGATCCCTATCAAGCATTTGCCACGGAGAAACTTGATAAGAATCATCCGCTGATGAAGAACTTTCCCGACGATTGGAAAACTCCCGGCGACGAATTATATCAAACAATCGAATTGATTCAGGGTTCGCATCCTCTGTTGAAGGCAAAGAGTCCGCGTGACGGTCGCGAGCATATTGTCTGCTGGACGCATGATTATGGCAAAGGGCATGTTTTCGCCACGACGCTCGGTCATGACATGAAGACCGCGCAATCCCCGGACTATCTTCGTCTGCTCGCCAACGGAATTCTGTGGGCCTGCGACAAACTGGACAAGGACGGGAAACCTGCGGCAGGTTTTTCCGTGTCTAAATAA
- a CDS encoding prepilin-type N-terminal cleavage/methylation domain-containing protein — protein MKTNTAPMAMWCWRCRSFAHGPAFSVRSRGAFRPQCFHSGFTLIELLVVIAIIAILAALLLPALQRAKVKAQGIACVNNLRQLQSCWVMYCHDNDDGLPPNTPVTTSYASRAPLSSTSNSWVAGNAWTDTTTDNLQRGLLFRYNNSPGIYRCPADKSTVRDQGIILRTRSYSMSWYMNQWPDPGQFYYPYDWHRLSQIHNPGPAQALVFVDEHENTIHCGMFALNHPDYLDFWGGVWAWLDSPATRHGNAGTVSFADGHAEVWHWKEATTLKPPKANPWPDFKPAVPNTDRDLGRFFRALPAKVPIP, from the coding sequence ATGAAAACAAACACAGCTCCAATGGCGATGTGGTGTTGGAGGTGTCGGTCTTTCGCGCACGGACCGGCCTTCAGCGTTCGTAGTCGCGGAGCGTTTCGGCCACAGTGTTTCCACTCCGGCTTCACCCTCATCGAATTACTCGTCGTCATCGCGATCATTGCCATTCTCGCTGCGCTGCTCTTGCCGGCGTTGCAGCGGGCCAAGGTCAAGGCGCAGGGCATCGCGTGTGTGAACAACCTCCGGCAGCTCCAGTCCTGCTGGGTGATGTACTGCCACGATAATGACGACGGGCTGCCGCCCAATACGCCGGTGACCACCAGTTATGCAAGTCGCGCCCCCTTGTCGTCCACGTCAAACTCGTGGGTGGCTGGCAATGCTTGGACGGACACCACCACCGATAACCTCCAACGCGGCCTTTTGTTCCGCTACAACAATTCGCCAGGCATTTATCGCTGCCCGGCCGACAAGTCCACCGTCCGCGACCAAGGCATCATCCTTCGCACCCGCAGTTATTCGATGAGCTGGTACATGAACCAGTGGCCCGATCCAGGCCAATTTTATTACCCTTACGATTGGCATCGGCTCAGTCAGATTCACAATCCAGGCCCGGCCCAGGCCCTCGTGTTCGTGGATGAGCACGAGAACACCATCCACTGCGGCATGTTCGCGCTCAACCACCCGGACTACTTGGATTTTTGGGGGGGCGTGTGGGCGTGGCTCGATTCCCCGGCCACGCGCCACGGCAACGCCGGCACGGTGAGCTTTGCCGATGGACATGCCGAAGTGTGGCATTGGAAGGAAGCGACGACGCTCAAGCCACCGAAGGCGAATCCCTGGCCGGATTTCAAACCCGCCGTGCCCAACACCGATCGTGACCTGGGCCGTTTCTTCCGCGCCCTTCCCGCAAAGGTGCCGATTCCGTGA
- a CDS encoding sigma-70 family RNA polymerase sigma factor, which produces MLAAQAAHTPHAAEALEQLCRTYWYPLYAYVRREGSSAPDAQDLTQEFFARLLQKNYLAQVERQKGKFRSFLLAALRHFLADQRDRARAVKRGGGADCLSLDAQTAEERYRLEPVDRMDAEKIYERRWAMTLLEQALTRLRDENVAVGKTEQFGRLKDFVAGESDVSCGEAAAQLGLTESAVKSVLHRLRQRYRELVREEVAHTVADPAQIDTELRYLIAVLSQ; this is translated from the coding sequence GTGCTGGCGGCGCAGGCGGCGCACACACCGCATGCGGCCGAAGCCTTGGAGCAACTTTGCCGGACCTATTGGTATCCCCTCTATGCCTACGTGCGGCGGGAGGGTTCCAGTGCCCCGGATGCCCAGGACCTGACGCAGGAATTCTTCGCCCGTTTGCTGCAGAAAAACTATCTCGCCCAGGTCGAACGCCAGAAAGGCAAGTTCCGCTCATTTCTCCTCGCGGCGTTGCGCCACTTTCTCGCCGATCAACGGGACCGCGCCCGGGCCGTGAAGCGCGGCGGCGGAGCCGACTGCCTTTCCCTGGACGCGCAAACCGCCGAAGAGCGCTATCGCCTCGAACCGGTGGACCGCATGGACGCCGAGAAAATCTACGAGCGCCGCTGGGCGATGACCTTGCTCGAGCAGGCGCTGACCCGGCTGCGCGACGAAAATGTCGCGGTGGGCAAAACCGAGCAGTTCGGGCGCTTGAAAGATTTCGTGGCGGGCGAAAGCGACGTCTCGTGTGGTGAGGCTGCCGCTCAACTGGGACTCACGGAGAGCGCGGTGAAATCCGTCCTGCACCGCCTCCGGCAGCGTTATCGCGAGTTGGTGCGCGAGGAGGTTGCGCACACCGTGGCTGACCCCGCACAGATTGACACCGAGCTTCGTTACCTGATCGCGGTGCTGAGCCAGTAA
- a CDS encoding PQQ-like beta-propeller repeat protein translates to MHSNLKSLLGSSLVIGVFLCVHPLLADDWPQWLGPQRDAVWRETGIMEKLPADGPPVRWRTPIGAGYAGPAVANGKVYLTDRQLAEGASNPANPFDRGTIPGTERTLCLNEADGKILWQHKYDCPYTVSYPAGPRATPVIGGGKVYTLGTEGHLFCLDAISGKPLWSHDFKKDYGIPTPMWGFSAHPLLDGNKLICLAGGDGSTAVAFDKDSGKELWRALTAKEPGYCPPMIFEAGGKRQLVVWHPEAVNSLDPETGMVYWSHPCKIRSGMTIPTPRKMGDLLYLTCFYNGSIMLRLDANKPAATEVWASKKVSEKDTDALHSTMSTPFLEDGYIYGVCSYGQLRCLKADTGERVWETLKATTPDGKEMRWANAFLVKNGDRFFLFNEKGDLIIAKLSPKGYEEISRAHLLEPTNTAAGRDVLWSHPAFANRSMYARNDKEIISVSLAATK, encoded by the coding sequence ATGCACTCTAATTTGAAATCACTTCTCGGCTCGTCTTTGGTAATCGGTGTTTTTCTCTGCGTTCATCCGCTGCTGGCGGATGATTGGCCGCAGTGGCTTGGCCCACAACGCGACGCAGTTTGGCGCGAGACTGGAATCATGGAGAAGCTTCCAGCCGACGGTCCGCCGGTGCGGTGGCGGACTCCGATCGGAGCTGGTTACGCCGGGCCAGCAGTCGCCAACGGAAAAGTTTACCTCACCGACCGACAACTCGCCGAGGGCGCAAGCAATCCAGCCAATCCGTTTGATCGCGGCACAATTCCTGGCACGGAACGGACGCTCTGTCTGAACGAAGCCGACGGGAAGATTCTTTGGCAGCACAAATACGATTGTCCCTACACCGTGAGTTATCCCGCCGGGCCGCGCGCCACACCGGTCATTGGCGGCGGAAAAGTTTATACGCTTGGCACAGAAGGACATTTGTTTTGCCTCGATGCGATTTCGGGAAAACCCCTTTGGTCGCACGATTTCAAAAAGGACTACGGCATCCCGACACCGATGTGGGGATTCTCCGCGCATCCGTTGCTCGACGGGAACAAACTGATCTGTCTTGCTGGCGGCGACGGCAGCACAGCGGTCGCCTTCGACAAGGATAGCGGCAAGGAACTCTGGCGCGCGCTCACGGCCAAAGAGCCGGGCTATTGTCCGCCAATGATTTTTGAAGCCGGCGGAAAACGCCAGCTCGTCGTCTGGCATCCCGAAGCGGTTAATTCGTTAGACCCGGAAACCGGAATGGTTTATTGGTCACATCCGTGCAAGATCCGCTCCGGCATGACCATCCCCACGCCCCGAAAAATGGGCGACCTGCTCTACCTCACCTGCTTTTACAACGGCTCGATCATGCTGCGGTTGGATGCGAACAAACCGGCCGCCACCGAAGTTTGGGCCAGCAAGAAGGTGAGCGAGAAGGACACGGATGCGCTCCATTCCACAATGAGCACGCCGTTTCTGGAAGACGGCTACATCTACGGCGTGTGCAGCTACGGTCAACTGCGCTGTTTGAAGGCCGACACCGGTGAGCGCGTGTGGGAAACCCTGAAAGCCACAACACCGGACGGAAAAGAAATGCGCTGGGCCAACGCCTTCCTCGTGAAAAACGGCGACCGCTTTTTCCTCTTCAACGAAAAGGGAGATTTGATCATCGCCAAGCTCAGTCCCAAAGGTTACGAGGAAATCAGCCGTGCTCATCTGCTCGAACCGACCAACACCGCTGCCGGTCGGGATGTGCTCTGGTCGCATCCCGCCTTTGCCAATCGCAGCATGTACGCCCGCAACGACAAGGAAATTATTTCTGTCTCTCTGGCGGCGACGAAATAA
- a CDS encoding protein kinase → MPKNRTCPNCGQPLPEDALDGVCPVCSLRSALKFGSSVAPTEVHRQPSTLNPQPFTRDFGDYELLEEIARGGMGIVYKARQKSLDRIVALKLLLFGPQASPEFAKRFRAEAVLAASLQHPNIVAIHEVGAHEGQQFFVMDYVAGPSLAQLVGHQPLPARRAASYLKTVAEAIHYAHERGILHRDLKPSNVLIDANDQPRVTDFGLARQLTDSQLSTLNPQLTLSGQVLGSPNYIPPEQALGKRGKVSRQSDVYALGAMLYHLLTGRPPFQGETLTDTLQQVLNTEPLAPRLLNPSAPRDLETICLKCLEKEPVRRYATAQALADELERFLNGHPVLARPIGLAGKAWRRCRRQPVRAGLAAALVVVFVAGIAGVLWQWRRAEHNAEAEAVQRQAAVDARGDAEHREYAANIALAQGLIQAHQFGRARDTLLARTPESYRGWEWGWLLRSCNQDLMTLSDNPSLGMTASFSPDSRFLVTASLHPVIWIWDLTTGKAIRSLRGHTGVADITPFSPDGRHLCSFGWAGGDTTVRVWEMETGQPAFAPLVHPDAAFYAAFSRDGRRLVTACADGQVRVFDAATGADTGLTNDYGDAVYCAEFSPDGRRIAYAGGSHLWTGSQDTTIRIWNLPTGETRRLVGHAQEVSCVAWSPDGSLLVSCGWEGKIKVWDPESGRELPPFEASPKQRVIPHVAFSPDGRLLGAVGVDDPLPTARATLFDVRTRRVVRELAGHSLVVFNIRFSPDGQYVATASLDRTVKIWPVAPLPPFVTLEGHGQTVWAAAFSPDGQRVATGSLDQTARIWDAKNGALLRTFVVRFPVVSLAFSHDSKRLATVGPDNTACVWDVQTPPEIRSSRREEAPTEKSEIRNPKSETEQSLLTSAATSTELLRLRGHTRAVLSVAWSTNDQWIATGSKDKTARIWNANTGAERLTLAGHEDAVQAVAFSPDGNTLATGSADGTARLWSVSSGQRLRLLTNHTNEVLSLAFSPDGNLLATGSDDKSARLWDTRTGQPVHVLSGHINGVTSVAFSPDGQRLVTTASGTGLDANITRDMRVFFWDVASGRQLLTLPSHDNAVYAAAFSPDGKRLVTASGDNTARIWTAFPWRSTDYPGDSSVGMSTRIEEFKRQFWRAAISTQKAADAIGRSWTNGFRVYQHALGEMHLPPPGSKTQPLFPMPPRPAQASSNQIDLTDAYNVALNESWQAIGNLADVDRDLSALPAGLQTFAGVPFDVRGFVQLCGLAPDSELYPDRVAIPVKQVFTRLHVLHGTTWFERQGREIGAFVFHYANGEVTELPIVFGEHLRGEHPRHDPKSECPNGQLVWGAGASADPADNRPRLYVTTFVNPNPALEVVRIDYVSKLTRCGPLLVGLTVE, encoded by the coding sequence ATGCCGAAGAACCGAACCTGTCCCAACTGCGGGCAGCCTTTGCCCGAAGACGCACTGGACGGAGTTTGCCCGGTGTGCTCGCTCCGCAGCGCGCTCAAGTTCGGCTCAAGCGTCGCCCCAACTGAAGTCCACCGTCAACCCTCAACCCTCAACCCTCAACCCTTCACCCGCGATTTCGGCGACTATGAACTCCTAGAGGAGATTGCGCGCGGCGGGATGGGCATCGTCTATAAGGCCCGCCAGAAAAGCCTCGACCGCATTGTCGCGCTCAAGCTGCTCCTGTTCGGACCGCAGGCCAGCCCGGAGTTCGCCAAACGCTTCCGCGCCGAAGCCGTCCTCGCCGCCAGCCTGCAACATCCCAACATCGTCGCCATCCACGAAGTCGGCGCGCACGAGGGCCAGCAATTCTTCGTCATGGACTACGTGGCGGGACCGAGCCTGGCCCAACTGGTCGGCCACCAGCCCTTGCCCGCCCGGCGCGCGGCCAGCTACCTGAAGACCGTTGCCGAAGCGATTCACTACGCCCACGAACGCGGCATCCTGCACCGCGACCTGAAGCCGTCGAACGTCCTCATTGATGCCAATGACCAGCCGCGCGTGACCGACTTCGGGCTGGCTAGGCAACTGACCGACTCTCAACTCTCAACTCTCAACCCTCAACTCACACTGTCCGGCCAGGTGCTCGGTTCGCCAAACTACATTCCCCCGGAGCAGGCGCTGGGCAAACGCGGCAAGGTCTCCCGGCAAAGTGACGTGTATGCGTTGGGCGCGATGTTGTATCACCTGCTGACGGGCCGGCCGCCGTTTCAGGGCGAAACGCTGACGGACACGTTGCAGCAGGTGCTGAACACCGAACCGCTCGCGCCGCGCCTGTTGAATCCCAGCGCGCCGCGGGACTTGGAAACGATTTGCCTGAAGTGCCTGGAGAAGGAGCCGGTGCGCCGGTATGCGACGGCTCAGGCGCTGGCGGATGAACTGGAGCGTTTTCTAAACGGCCATCCGGTGCTTGCGCGGCCCATCGGCCTTGCCGGCAAGGCGTGGCGCCGGTGTCGGCGGCAGCCGGTGCGGGCGGGGTTGGCCGCCGCCTTGGTCGTGGTGTTCGTGGCGGGAATCGCCGGTGTGCTCTGGCAATGGCGGCGGGCGGAACACAATGCCGAAGCGGAGGCTGTCCAGCGCCAGGCCGCCGTTGACGCCAGAGGCGATGCGGAGCACCGCGAATATGCCGCCAACATCGCTCTGGCGCAGGGCTTGATTCAGGCTCACCAGTTTGGTCGTGCACGGGACACTTTGCTGGCGCGCACACCGGAGTCTTATCGCGGTTGGGAATGGGGCTGGCTCCTGCGAAGCTGCAATCAAGACCTGATGACCCTGTCCGACAATCCCTCCCTTGGGATGACGGCGTCGTTCAGTCCGGACTCGCGATTCCTGGTTACGGCGAGTCTCCATCCGGTGATTTGGATTTGGGACCTCACGACCGGCAAAGCAATCCGCTCGCTCCGCGGCCACACCGGCGTCGCCGACATCACGCCGTTCAGCCCGGACGGCCGACACCTGTGTAGCTTCGGATGGGCGGGCGGCGACACGACGGTCCGGGTCTGGGAAATGGAAACAGGCCAGCCGGCGTTCGCGCCGCTGGTGCATCCAGACGCTGCCTTTTATGCCGCCTTCAGCCGGGACGGTCGGCGTTTGGTTACGGCTTGTGCTGATGGCCAGGTGCGCGTTTTCGACGCCGCGACCGGCGCGGACACCGGTTTAACCAACGACTATGGCGATGCGGTCTATTGCGCTGAGTTCAGCCCGGATGGCCGCCGAATCGCCTATGCCGGCGGCTCCCATTTGTGGACCGGGAGCCAGGACACCACGATCCGCATCTGGAATCTCCCCACCGGCGAGACCAGACGGTTGGTGGGTCATGCGCAGGAGGTTTCCTGCGTGGCTTGGAGTCCGGACGGCTCCCTGCTCGTCAGTTGTGGCTGGGAGGGAAAGATCAAGGTTTGGGACCCCGAGTCCGGACGCGAACTGCCACCCTTTGAGGCTTCGCCGAAACAACGCGTCATCCCCCACGTTGCGTTTAGCCCCGACGGTCGGCTCCTCGGCGCGGTGGGTGTGGATGATCCGCTTCCGACCGCGCGCGCGACCCTGTTCGATGTGCGGACGCGGCGGGTCGTGCGGGAGTTGGCCGGACATTCGCTGGTCGTTTTCAACATTCGTTTCAGCCCGGACGGCCAGTATGTCGCCACGGCATCGTTGGATCGCACGGTCAAAATCTGGCCGGTAGCTCCGCTGCCGCCCTTCGTCACCTTGGAAGGCCACGGCCAAACTGTCTGGGCGGCGGCGTTTTCACCGGATGGCCAGCGCGTCGCGACGGGCAGCCTCGACCAGACCGCCCGGATCTGGGACGCGAAGAACGGCGCCCTGCTGCGCACGTTCGTGGTTCGCTTCCCGGTGGTGAGCCTGGCTTTCAGTCACGACAGCAAGCGGCTGGCGACGGTCGGCCCGGACAACACCGCGTGCGTATGGGACGTTCAAACGCCCCCTGAAATCCGTAGCAGCCGACGTGAGGAGGCTCCAACTGAAAAATCCGAAATCCGAAATCCGAAATCCGAAACTGAACAGAGCCTCCTTACGTCGGCTGCTACGAGTACTGAACTCCTTCGCTTGCGCGGCCACACTCGCGCGGTGCTGAGCGTTGCGTGGAGCACGAACGACCAGTGGATCGCCACCGGCAGCAAGGACAAGACGGCCAGGATTTGGAACGCCAACACGGGCGCAGAACGCCTGACCTTGGCCGGGCACGAGGACGCAGTCCAGGCCGTGGCCTTCTCCCCCGACGGCAACACTCTGGCCACCGGCAGCGCCGACGGCACGGCGCGGCTTTGGTCCGTCTCGTCGGGCCAGCGCCTTCGTTTGCTCACCAACCACACCAACGAGGTTCTTTCTCTCGCCTTCAGTCCGGACGGCAATCTGCTCGCCACTGGCAGCGATGATAAGTCCGCACGGCTGTGGGACACCCGTACCGGCCAGCCAGTCCATGTCCTGTCCGGGCACATCAACGGTGTAACTTCGGTTGCCTTCAGCCCCGACGGGCAGCGGTTGGTCACCACGGCCAGCGGCACGGGACTCGATGCCAATATCACTCGCGATATGCGGGTCTTCTTCTGGGATGTGGCGTCGGGCCGCCAACTCCTCACTCTCCCGTCACACGACAATGCCGTCTATGCCGCGGCCTTCAGCCCGGACGGAAAGCGCCTGGTCACGGCCAGCGGCGACAATACCGCGCGCATTTGGACGGCGTTTCCCTGGCGATCCACCGATTACCCGGGCGATTCAAGTGTCGGCATGTCCACCCGGATTGAGGAGTTCAAACGCCAGTTTTGGCGAGCCGCGATTTCCACCCAAAAGGCGGCGGACGCCATCGGTCGCTCCTGGACGAACGGTTTCCGCGTCTATCAACACGCCCTTGGCGAGATGCATCTGCCACCGCCCGGCAGCAAGACCCAGCCGTTGTTCCCGATGCCCCCACGCCCGGCCCAAGCCAGCTCGAACCAGATTGATTTGACCGACGCCTACAACGTCGCGTTGAACGAGTCGTGGCAGGCCATCGGCAACCTGGCAGACGTGGACCGCGATTTGAGCGCATTGCCTGCGGGACTCCAGACCTTTGCCGGCGTGCCATTCGATGTCCGCGGCTTCGTCCAACTGTGCGGCCTCGCGCCCGATTCCGAACTCTATCCGGATCGGGTGGCCATCCCGGTGAAGCAAGTTTTCACACGCCTTCATGTGCTGCACGGAACGACCTGGTTCGAGCGGCAGGGTCGCGAGATCGGCGCCTTCGTGTTCCACTATGCCAACGGCGAGGTCACGGAACTGCCCATCGTGTTTGGAGAACACCTGCGGGGCGAGCATCCTCGCCACGATCCCAAGTCGGAATGTCCAAACGGCCAACTCGTGTGGGGGGCAGGGGCCTCCGCGGATCCTGCCGACAACCGCCCACGGCTTTACGTGACGACGTTCGTCAATCCCAACCCGGCATTGGAAGTCGTGCGGATTGATTATGTTTCCAAGTTGACGCGGTGCGGCCCTTTGCTGGTCGGGCTGACGGTCGAGTGA
- a CDS encoding exo-alpha-sialidase — MALFSLNSLPQNVLAAPRNIDAPFLESEIIFPLEHWHNHGSCIVEAPNGDLIVCWFHGSGERTADDVKIEGARKRKGAKAWSKRFTMADTPEFPDTNCCMFVDPQGRLWLLWPAILANQWESALMRYRISSDYRGDGPPKWNVNELMLLKPGKEFGDAVTNYLQQAEEKLSSQPEAARQRIQAYFNRMRERTNDKLSRRLGWFTRAHPFVLDGKRLIVPLYSDGFSFSLMAITDDWGATWHTSAPLIGAGNIQPSIVQRKDGSLYTLMRDNGPPPKRLHQSESHDRGETWSPVTDSEQPNPGSGAEINSLKNGHWILISNDTERGRNSLAVQISDDEGKTWKWKRHLEYDPPGPDAGSFHYPSIIQAKDGTLHASYSYFLGKKEVGKDADGQPARKSIKHAHFNEAWVMRGDAR; from the coding sequence ATGGCGCTGTTCTCGCTGAACTCGCTTCCACAAAACGTACTGGCCGCGCCGCGCAACATTGATGCTCCGTTTCTCGAATCGGAAATCATTTTCCCACTCGAACACTGGCACAACCATGGTTCCTGCATCGTCGAAGCGCCCAACGGCGATTTGATCGTGTGCTGGTTTCACGGTTCAGGTGAGCGCACAGCCGACGATGTGAAGATCGAAGGCGCGCGCAAACGCAAGGGCGCCAAGGCCTGGAGCAAACGCTTCACGATGGCCGACACGCCGGAGTTTCCCGACACCAACTGCTGCATGTTCGTTGACCCGCAAGGCCGCCTCTGGTTGCTCTGGCCCGCGATCCTCGCAAACCAATGGGAATCGGCTTTGATGCGCTACCGGATTTCGTCGGACTATCGTGGCGACGGCCCGCCGAAATGGAATGTCAATGAACTGATGCTGCTCAAACCCGGCAAGGAATTCGGCGACGCCGTGACCAACTACCTGCAACAAGCGGAGGAAAAGCTTTCATCGCAACCCGAAGCCGCTCGTCAGCGCATCCAGGCCTACTTCAACCGGATGCGCGAACGCACGAACGACAAACTTTCCAGACGCCTCGGCTGGTTTACGCGCGCCCATCCGTTCGTCCTCGATGGGAAACGATTGATCGTGCCGCTCTATTCCGATGGCTTTTCGTTTTCATTGATGGCTATCACGGATGACTGGGGCGCGACCTGGCACACGAGCGCGCCGTTGATCGGCGCGGGCAATATTCAACCCAGCATCGTGCAGCGCAAAGACGGTTCGCTTTACACGCTAATGCGCGACAACGGCCCGCCGCCCAAGCGTCTTCACCAAAGTGAATCGCATGATCGCGGCGAAACGTGGAGTCCGGTGACCGACAGCGAGCAGCCGAATCCCGGCTCCGGTGCGGAAATCAATTCGCTCAAGAACGGCCACTGGATTCTCATCAGCAACGACACCGAACGCGGACGCAACAGTCTGGCCGTGCAGATTTCTGACGACGAAGGCAAAACCTGGAAATGGAAACGCCATCTCGAATACGACCCGCCCGGACCGGACGCCGGTTCATTCCACTACCCGAGCATCATTCAAGCAAAGGATGGCACGCTGCACGCGAGCTACAGTTATTTTCTTGGCAAGAAGGAAGTCGGCAAAGACGCCGACGGCCAACCAGCGCGCAAATCGATCAAGCACGCACACTTCAACGAAGCGTGGGTGATGCGGGGCGACGCGCGCTGA
- a CDS encoding immunoglobulin domain-containing protein: protein MKTKPNQSMNLKVGRVTPCAPQLATHAPNGAHGVTRPTDPRSSWPRCPLADRGFLLTSALFLAAVSICLGQPIITNQPATQATAPGASVTFQVGATGTAPLVYQWQKNPGNGFSDLADRTNAALVLTNVQPWDACDYRVVITNITGARTSAVARLYVMRPALVTTKMVVDNFDDDLLTDWEVFGSGSFFNTNQQLTVRGYYPGVHTVNHTDSQVYGGHYTTWAVPNGQTREWRVDLVRLDENATNTALLLVGTTSGLYAVHKSRDFVFVLKWPTSGGGICILACERAAVRNTNVVLTLALTRVQPNLLVTARVLDKANLNNVLYQCTVVDTPNVDPTINAARFQAVDRYELAGCGSC from the coding sequence ATGAAAACAAAACCAAACCAATCCATGAACCTCAAGGTAGGGCGCGTCACTCCGTGCGCGCCGCAACTGGCAACCCACGCTCCGAACGGCGCGCACGGAGTGACGCGCCCTACCGACCCACGCAGTTCATGGCCGCGTTGCCCGCTCGCCGACCGTGGTTTTCTCCTCACGTCCGCGTTGTTTCTGGCCGCCGTCAGCATCTGCTTGGGCCAGCCCATCATCACCAACCAGCCCGCAACCCAGGCCACTGCTCCCGGCGCGAGCGTAACCTTCCAGGTCGGGGCGACGGGCACCGCGCCGCTCGTGTACCAGTGGCAGAAAAATCCGGGCAATGGTTTTTCCGACCTCGCGGACCGTACCAATGCCGCCCTGGTCCTGACGAACGTGCAGCCGTGGGACGCGTGTGACTATCGCGTGGTCATTACCAACATCACTGGTGCGAGAACCAGTGCCGTGGCCCGCCTTTATGTGATGCGGCCTGCACTGGTGACGACCAAAATGGTGGTCGACAACTTCGACGACGACCTGCTTACAGATTGGGAGGTGTTTGGCAGCGGCAGCTTCTTCAATACGAACCAGCAGTTGACCGTCCGCGGGTATTACCCGGGCGTACACACCGTGAACCATACGGACTCCCAGGTGTACGGAGGGCACTACACGACTTGGGCTGTTCCCAACGGCCAGACCAGGGAATGGCGGGTGGACCTGGTCCGCTTGGATGAGAACGCCACCAATACGGCGTTGCTGTTAGTCGGCACTACGAGCGGCCTGTATGCCGTCCACAAAAGCCGTGACTTCGTGTTCGTGTTGAAATGGCCAACTTCTGGCGGCGGCATTTGCATATTGGCTTGTGAAAGGGCAGCGGTCAGGAACACGAATGTCGTCCTGACTCTCGCGTTGACGCGGGTGCAACCGAATTTGCTGGTGACGGCCCGGGTGCTGGATAAGGCCAATCTCAACAACGTGCTGTATCAATGCACCGTCGTAGATACACCGAACGTTGACCCGACGATCAATGCCGCCCGGTTTCAAGCCGTTGACCGGTATGAACTGGCAGGATGTGGGTCCTGCTGA